From the genome of Lentimonas sp. CC4, one region includes:
- a CDS encoding DUF2971 domain-containing protein: MEFITIYRFLGAESGLKTIEGNSLRIGRLKELNDPFEWLPAIVNQSGTNEEKEFNEWCLERYTNQLHDKYGLLCFTEKMSDPLFWSHYADSHRGMALQVDYFLDGSLEKVIYKEERPTFDRSLLQNSERKHEILEAIKDSIIHKSPSWSYESEWRLFIELAKCYTSQGMYFTKIKSDFLKKVILGIRCPYSVQYIRKALDSAGHEDVEVVRAERDQLSYKIKC, translated from the coding sequence ATGGAATTCATCACAATATATCGATTTCTAGGCGCCGAAAGCGGCCTAAAGACGATCGAAGGAAATAGCCTACGGATCGGTCGACTGAAGGAATTGAACGATCCTTTCGAATGGCTTCCAGCAATAGTTAACCAATCAGGAACCAACGAAGAGAAAGAATTCAACGAATGGTGCCTGGAGCGATATACAAACCAACTACACGACAAATACGGGCTTCTCTGTTTCACAGAAAAAATGTCCGATCCATTGTTTTGGAGCCACTATGCCGATTCGCATCGCGGCATGGCACTTCAAGTAGATTACTTTCTCGATGGCTCATTGGAGAAAGTAATCTATAAGGAAGAAAGACCCACATTTGATCGGTCCTTACTTCAAAATTCAGAAAGAAAACATGAAATCCTTGAGGCGATCAAAGACTCGATCATCCATAAATCACCAAGTTGGTCCTACGAATCTGAATGGAGATTATTTATTGAATTAGCCAAGTGTTATACTTCTCAAGGCATGTATTTTACGAAAATCAAAAGCGATTTCCTGAAGAAAGTGATTTTGGGCATCAGATGCCCATATAGCGTCCAGTATATTCGAAAAGCATTAGACAGTGCTGGACATGAAGATGTTGAAGTCGTTCGGGCAGAAAGAGACCAACTGTCATACAAAATAAAGTGCTAA